DNA sequence from the Pirellulales bacterium genome:
CGGTGCCAAAAATGATGCGGTCGGCGAAGGCGATGAAAAAGTCGCGAGCCGCCGGCCAATTCTTGGTGAAATTGTGCAGCATCTCGACTCCAGGAGCGAGATCGAGGCAAAACCCTGGATAGGTCTCCAGCAACTTCGCGGCTTCATCGAGCCGATCCGACAAAAAGAAAAAGTGCGGCAGAATCAGATTCAAATTCGGATGCCGAGCGAAAACCGCGCGAATTTCGCGGTCGATTTGCGCATGCGACGGCGTATCGGCTTCGTACCACCAGCCTTTTTCCTTCGCCCAAATCGGCACGGTATTTTTGTCCCAAAACTCTGGTGGATCGTTCACATGCCACAGCAGAGGGAACCGCGTCGCTTCGAGCCAATTCATCATCGGCGTAAAAACCGGCGAATCGAGCGCATGGCCGATCTTCTGCCGCACATTGGGTTTGCCACTGTACGACTTGAAGCCGTCCAGTCCCATCGCGCGTAGCAAATTCAATTGCTCGACCAGCGGGACGAGCGGCGCTTGGCCGCCGCCCATCAGGCCCGTATAGTCGAGACCGCCAAAGACAAACGCCTCGTTGGGATGGTGTAGCTTGAGCCAAATCCCCTCGGCCAGTGCGAACGTATCGGGATTTGGATCGACTTGATCGAGCACCAGCACGCAAAATTGCCGAGCCTCCGTCCGCCGCATATCCGACATCAATCGGCAGTAGTGCTTGACCGAATAGAAATGAACGTGGCCGTCGACGATCATGGTTGGTCAGCCAATCCGCTACAAGTTCATCACGATAACCGTTGGAGGATCCTCTAGGATTTCAAACTCCACTCCTAACGGAGCGGTAAAAGCCACGCGCACGTTTTCGTATCTGGATTCGCCAAAATCCGCCGGATTCCATTTCAACCAATATTCGAGTTCACGCAAGACAGAAACCAAAGCAGCAGGATCGGCAGCCTCAGCGATTAACTTCTGAACTTTGTCATCGGCATTGGGCATCCAAAAGACATAATGCCTCATCGCGAGCCCATGCCTTGAAGGATCTCGTCCAAGGTTCGACCGGCTCGCGAGCCGCGAAGTTTCCTACTATCTTCAATCGATAAGGGAATCTCGAATCCGGTCGGCAGTAGGCCGGGCTTTCGCTCTCCTGACACAAAATAGCCAACCAATTGGCCCTGTTCGTCAAGTATCTGAGCGGAACCCTCAATGCTTCCCAACCGACCGCATGCAGCATTGTCGAGCGTAACCTTCGTCATTGCAAAAACTCCAGCCAATTGTGCTTAACATTCGATCGAACGAGCAACTACATTCTATCGTGCCCCTGAGCCAACGAAAACCATCAGGCCGCAGATCACTTCACCTCCCAATGTCCAGCGATCCAGCGCCATTGGCCGAATAGGCCTTGCTTCCAGTGGCCGGAAATGTAGGTCGCCTTTGGATCCGGCGAAGGAGCCCAATTCGCGGGAACGAAGGTCCAGCCGTAGCCTGTCCAGTCCCAATGTGCGGGTACCCAGCCGTAATTCGGTTGCAGTGGAGACGCCGGATACGATGGCGTCGGAGTCGCTGGGAGCGGCGGAATCTCCACCGGCTTCGTGACCACCATGCCCATGCCTGGATCGGCAGTGCCCCAATGACCCGGCATCCACACGTACTTTCCAGTCTCCCATTTCCAATAGCCGCCGACCCAGCGCGCGTTGCCGAACGGGGCTTTATCCCAATGGCCAGCAACCCATTTCCACTGGTCGGGCGTGCGATCCCAGTCGCCCGGACTCCATACGTGCTCTGGCGATGGCTCGGGAGTCATGAGTTCCGGCTTGAGCGTTGGCTCCTCGATCGGCTGCTGCGAGATAATCGGTGGCGGCACAACCGGTGCGAGAGGCGCAGTCGCTGTCGATGCCGGCGTCGTGGCGACGGCTGGCTCACTCGCGGCGACAGCGGGCACCGCCGAAACGGGAACAAGCGGCGGCACGACAGTGTCATGCAACGCAACCTCGCTGGCCGAAGGCGGGGCATGTTTTGGCGCAATCGGCGACGACGGAGAGGGCGATTCGGTTGGCGGGGCGGCCAAACTTGCCGTCGGCGGCTTGGCCGGCTTGCCGGCTTTCGATTCGCTTCGAGAACATCCCACCGCCACGATTGCCACACAAGCCATTGCCAATGCAACCCAAGAAAATCGCGCCATCGCAGTTGGCCCGCTGCGGAGCCCTCCATGTTTCACAGACTGTCGCGGCCGAAATGGCGGCCGACGTTGCTGAAAGATAGGGCGAATACAAAGCCCTCGGCAAGATCAATTGTCGGCAATCCTCGAAAACCGGCCGTCGAAAATCGCAAGAGAATTCTAGTTCGACGCTTTCAAGACCAAGTCAAACAACCGATCGACTTCGTGGCGAGTTTCTTCGTCCAACTGGTATCCAACCGGGCCGCGAACAATCGTATTGCGGAAAATCCCTCGCTTTTGGAGCAGATATTTTTCGACCGCCAGAAACCCATCGAGCCCGTGTTGCAGCGAAACGAGCGAACCACTGGGAAGCGACAGACGGTAGATCCGCGGTTCATCCTGTTGCTGGAGAGCTTTCCAAAGAGCCACAATGCCATCGATCAGTTCTGCGCCAGGCATGGTGCCGACGATGCCGCGGCGGTAGCTATCGACCAGGGCGATGCCGCCGGTGCCCTCGAAGACGGCGGCGTTGCCCCCTGTCGCATCGCGCAAGGCAGAAAGATTTGGCCCGATCGGGGTCGCTTCTGGCTTGAACA
Encoded proteins:
- a CDS encoding YXWGXW repeat-containing protein; its protein translation is MARFSWVALAMACVAIVAVGCSRSESKAGKPAKPPTASLAAPPTESPSPSSPIAPKHAPPSASEVALHDTVVPPLVPVSAVPAVAASEPAVATTPASTATAPLAPVVPPPIISQQPIEEPTLKPELMTPEPSPEHVWSPGDWDRTPDQWKWVAGHWDKAPFGNARWVGGYWKWETGKYVWMPGHWGTADPGMGMVVTKPVEIPPLPATPTPSYPASPLQPNYGWVPAHWDWTGYGWTFVPANWAPSPDPKATYISGHWKQGLFGQWRWIAGHWEVK
- a CDS encoding amidohydrolase family protein, with translation MIVDGHVHFYSVKHYCRLMSDMRRTEARQFCVLVLDQVDPNPDTFALAEGIWLKLHHPNEAFVFGGLDYTGLMGGGQAPLVPLVEQLNLLRAMGLDGFKSYSGKPNVRQKIGHALDSPVFTPMMNWLEATRFPLLWHVNDPPEFWDKNTVPIWAKEKGWWYEADTPSHAQIDREIRAVFARHPNLNLILPHFFFLSDRLDEAAKLLETYPGFCLDLAPGVEMLHNFTKNWPAARDFFIAFADRIIFGTDIGLCDHCSSPDRGVMVRKFLETDDVFPVPDDPAMTPDERPDLHGLGLPPTVTKQIFSENFYRIVGRRGPRPIQEDLARRTLQSLAEQARSDDRRQMLQS